The sequence CTGGATTTCCCGAAGGCCGAGAAGGAAATCGCCGAGAAGAACAAGCCGCTGGCGGAGAAGTACAAGATCGAAGGCTTCCCGACGGTGGTGCTGCTGGACCCGCAGGGCAAGGAGTTCAACCGCTTCTTCGCCTCCCAGTTTCCCGATAGCGAGGGCTTCCTGAAGCACCTCGACGAGTCCCTCACGAAGAAGGAACTCGACTGACCCCTTTGAACGGAATACCTGTCATGGTGCCCCGTCCGGACCTGGTCCGGGCGGGGCTTTCCCCTATCTGAACCCCGCTTGATGAAAAAGATTATCGCATCCGCCGCCACCCTTTTCGCCACCGCCGCCCTCGCCCTCGCCGGAAGTGGCGCGGGCTGGACGGACAACTACGAGGCCGCCAAGGCCCAGGCGAAGAAGGAGAACAAGACCATCCTGCTCGACTTCACCGGCTCCGACTGGTGCGGCTGGTGCATGAAACTGGACAAGGAGGTCTTCTCGCAGAAGGCCTTCAAAGACTACGCCAAGGACAAGCTGATCCTGGTGGAAGTGGATTTCCCACACGACAAGCGCCAGAGCCGCAAGCTCAAGGAGCAGAACGAGGCGCTGGCCAAGGAATTCGGCGTGCGGGGCTACCCGACGGTGATCCTGGTGGACGGCGACGGCAAGAAGGTCGGCCAGACCGGCTACAAGGACGGTGGCGACACGGCCTACGTGACGCACCTGAAGGGCCTGCTCGGCGCGAAGGGCTGATCCTTTGGGTTTCCGAAAGATTCCGGCGGGTTGTCCGCCATTCGATTTCCCCGCCCGGCCTGGTGGCCCGGCGGGGTTTTGCTTTTCAAGGTGAAGGCGTTCCGCCAGAGTCCGCGCCCCTTTCCCGTTTTCCGAAGACCATGTCCGACCGCCGCAAACCGTTTCCTTTCGACGACTTCGAACCCAAGTGGCAGGCCCGCTGGGACGCGGAGAAGACGTTCCGCACCCCGAATCCGGGTGACGCGGACTTCGATGCCACGAAGCCGAAGTTCTACGTCCTGGACATGTTCCCGTATCCGTCCGGTTCCGGCCTCCACGTGGGCCACCCGGAGGGCTACACCGCCACCGACATCATCGGCCGGGCGAAGCGCCGCCAGGGCTTCAACGTGCTGCACCCGATGGGCTGGGATTCTTTCGGCCTGCCGGCGGAGCAGTACGCGATCAAGACCGGCCAGCATCCGGCGATCACCACCACCGCGAACATCGAGACCTTCAAGCGCCAGCTGAAGTCGCTGGGTTTCGCCTACGATTGGGACCGCGAGATCGCGACGACCGATCCTGAATACGTGCGCTGGACGCAGTGGATCTTCCTGCAGCTCTACTCCTCCTATTTCGACGAGGAGACGCGGCAGGCCCGCCCCATTTCCGAGCTGGAAGCGAAGGGCTGGACGCGTGAGCAGATCGACGCGGTGCGGCTGGCCTTCGTCCATGAAGCGCCGGTGAACTGGTCCCCGGACCTGGGCACGGTGCTGGCGAACGAAGAGGTCGAGGAGTGGCGCTCGAAGGGCCACATCGTCGAGCGCCGTCCGCTGCGCCAGTGGATGCTGCGGATCACGAGCTACGCCCAGCGTTTGATCGACGAGCTGGAGCCGCTGGATTGGCCGGAAGGCATCAAGCTGCTGCAGAAGAACTGGATCGGCCGCAGCGAGGGCGCGGAAGTGGATTTCCAACTCGATGGCCACACGGTAACCGTGTTCACCACCCGGCCGGACACGCTGTTCGGAGCGACCTACATGGTGCTGGCCCCGGAGCATCCTTACGTTTCCGAAATCACGACGCCGGACCAGAAGGCGGCGGTGGACGCCTACGTGGCGGCCTGCGCGGCGAAGTCCGATCTGGAGCGCGGCGACCTGAACAAGGACAAGTCCGGCGTTTTCACCGGCGCGCATGCCACCAACCCGGTGAGCGGCGAGCAGATCCCGGTGTGGATCGCGGACTACGTGATGATGGGCTACGGCACCGGCGCGATCATGGCCGTGCCGGCGCACGACGAGCGTGACTTCGAGTTCGCGAAGAAGTTCGACCTGCCGATCGTGCAGGTGGTGCAGCCGGCCGGCGACCAAGCCTGGCAGGGCTACACCGATCCGGGCACGGCGGTGAACTCCGGTTTCCTGGATGGCCTGCCGACGGCCGAAGCCAAGGCGAAGATGATCGGATGGCTGGAAGGCGAAGGCAAAGGCAAGCGCCGTGTGCAGTTCAAGCTGCGCGACTGGCTGTTCTCCCGCCAGCGCTACTGGGGCGAGCCCTTCCCGCTGACCTGGAAGGACGGCCTGCATTACGCGCTGCCGGACGCCGAGCTGCCGCTGCTGGCCCCGCCGCTGGAGGATTACAAGCCTTCCGGCTCGCCAGAGCCGCTGCTGAGCAAGGCCCGCGAGTGGGTGGAGCTGCCGGACGGCTCGATCCGCGAGACCAACACGATGCCGCAGTGGGCGGGATCGTGCTGGTACTACCTGCGCTACTGCGATCCTCGTAATTCGGGACGTTTCATCTCCGAGGCCGCCGAGTCCTACTGGGGCGGCGGCGACAAGCCGGGGATGGTGGACCTGTACATCGGCGGCACCGAGCACGCCGTGCTGCACCTGCTCTACGCGCGGTTCTGGCACAAGGTGCTGTTCGACCTCGGCCACGTGGGCAGCAACGAACCGTTCCAACGCCTGGTGAACCAGGGGCTGATCCTCGGCGAGGACGGCCAGAAGATGTCCAAGTCCCGCGGCAACGTGGTGAACCCGGACGACGTCGTGAAGGAATACGGCGCGGATTCGCTGCGCCTCTATGAGATGTTCATGGGCCCGCTGGAGCAGGTGAAGCCGTGGAGCATGAAGGGCGTGGAGGGTGTCTCCCGTTTCCTCGCCCGCGTCTGGCGCATCGCCTTCGAGCAGACCGAAGCCGGCGATTGGAAGTCGAACGGCAAGGTCCAGGACGTGCCGTGCACGGACAAGGACCTGCTCAAGGTGGTGCACGAGACGGTGAAGAAGGTCACCGAGGACATCGAGAAGCTGTCGTTCAACACCGCGATCTCGCAGATGATGATCTGCACGAATGCCTTCACCCAGGCGGACGTGGCCCCGCTGAAGGAGTTCACGCTGCTGCTGCACGTGCTGAACCCCTTCGCACCGCACCTCACCGAGGAAATCCACGCCCTGCTCGGCGGCGTCACGCCGCTCAGCGAGAGCGCGTGGCCGCAGCACGACGAGGCCGCGCTGGTCACCGACGAGATCGAGGTGGTGGTGCAGGTGAATGGCAAGCTGCGCGACCGCATCCGCATCTCCACCAGCGCCGACCAGACCGAAGTGGAAGCCCTGGCCCAGGCCAGCGAGCGCGTGAAGGAGCACACCGACGGCAAGACCATCCGCAAGGTGATCTACGTCCCCGGCAAGCTCGTCAGCATCGTGGCGAACTGAACCCCTGCTTTTTTCCCAAGGGCGGCGGTTCTCCGGAACCGCCGCCCTTTTTGTTTTCCTCGCCAACTCCATCTCCCATGAGCCAACGGAACGCCCTCACTGAAATCGCCCGGTCCGCCGTGGCGGCGATCTGGCGCGCCCTGACCGCGGCGAACTCTGAACCAGAAGAGAAGTTCCCCACGGCGGCCGAACTCGATGCCGCCCTCGGCCACCTCCAGACGGAAAAGCCCGAACTCGCCCTGCTCCAGTCCTTGGACCTCCTTGCCACCGATCAACGCGGCATTTGCCCGCCGCTGGGAACGGTGGCGATGGAGCTTGCGATGAAACTCCCCATCCGGATGTGGCCGCGGGTGGACGAGGCGATCCGGCGCAACATGCTTTCCTCCCGCCGTCCCTTGGCCCCCCTGCCAACGCTCCATGGCCCTGCCGTGGAGATACTCGCGCTTTGCCATCACTCCGGACAGGTCCGGGCGGAGGCGATCCGCCACCGTGGACAATTGCCTGCCCTGCTCCGGGCCAGCTTGCTGTTCGTCCGCCTGAACGATTGGGCTCCGCCGGTACGTGACCTGGCGGAGAAACATCTGCCGCAGGTGGTAGGAGAATTGGATCAAAACGAGCGGATGCGGTTGGTCCCACTGGTGGAGCGACTCCGGGATTGCGGACGCAGCGGATTCCGCGAGCGGCGCGACGCGCTTGAGGCATGGCGGATGGCTCTTGTCGGAGAGCGCGATGAGGACGCCTGGCTGTGGTGCTGGAACCACGCACAAGGGAAGGAACGCGGGCTCTACCTCGGCATCCTGAAATCGGAAGCCGGTGTGCCAGGGCCGCGGACAAGGAGGGCCCTGCTGGAGAGCAACGACCGCACGGCCTTGCTGTGGTACATCCGCTCGGTGTTGCCACGCTTGGGCGATGAGGACCGCGAGGCGGCCACCCTGCGGCTGGACCATGCGCGCGTGGTGCCGGTCCGCCGCGAATGGCTGACATTTCTCGTGGAAACCGAACCACAGGCGGTGGTGCCGAAGTTGGTCACCACGCTCCTCGTTCCCAGCAAGAGCCTGCGCCAGTTCGCCCGATTCCACCTTGCCCGGTTGGCCCCGATGGACTTCGCCGCCCATTACCGGGCGGCGCTGAACACCGCGGCTTACGCGCCGGTGGCCTTGCAGGGATTGTGCGAAACCTGTCCGGCAGAAGGCCGTGCCATGGCCGCACGCCATCTGGACTCGGATGATGCGGCCCTCAAGAAAGCCGCCCTGCTGTGTTTGCCCGCGGATTCCATCGCGGAACACGTCGACCGGTTTCTTCAGGATGCGGACGATCCACGGCCTGGCATCGGCAAGGTCGCGAGGAGGCGACTGGGTGATGCGGGGCAGGCCCTTGGCGTGCATCTGCTTTCCGGCACCGCCGATTGGAATCGCTTTTCCATCGAGCTGCGCACCGTGCTGATGAAGCTGTGCATCGCCTTCAACAAATGGGACGGCCTCGAACTGCTTCTGAGCCATGCCCGTGAACACGATCCGGCCTTCGTGCTGACCTTGGTCAGGCAATGGCGACAGCGGGAGAACAGGGCGTTTCTCCGTCTCCCGCCCGAGCGGAAGGAGCGGTTGAAGAAGCTCGCCCGGACGGCTCCGCTACCGGATCACGAAAAGGAGGAGCTCGCCTTCATCCTCGAAAAAGCCATGGCGTGACGATGCTCGCACGAAAACGCCGCTCCTGAAGAGGAGCGGCGCTTTTCATATCCGGGATGAACCTCCGCCCCGATCAGAGGCCGAGCGCGCGGCGGGTGGACCAGTCGAGCCAGCCGCTGATGCGGAGGCGGTGGTCGCGCTGGAAGCGGGCGAGCGCGCGGCGGGAACCGTAGCCGAAGTCACCGTCGATCGGGCCACGGTAGTAGCCCATCTGGCGGAGGCGGAGCTGGGCGCGGGCTTCGAGGCTCATCGGGCGGCGATGATAGCCGCCGTAGCCGCCACCACCTCCGTAGCCGCCGCCATAGCCACCACCGTATCCGCGGTCGCGGTCGTAATCACCGCCGCGGCCACCGCGGTAGTCGACTTCGACGTAGCCGCTGCCACGGGCTTCGTAAGAGCCGCGGTCGTCGTAGGAACCAAACCAGTCGGCCTTGGCCAGGGAAGTGGTGGAAAGGGTCGCGGCGATCAGGGCACCGAACAATTGGGTCGTTTTCATGACACTGGGTGGAACGAAGAACCAATCCGAATTATTCAGGTCCATTCGCGATTCTTTTTTCTCCCGCCGAATCCGTGCGGAGTGCAACGCGGCACCGGGCAAATCACGCCCTCGCCGCATCTTGCATGAATACATGAAGTCGCTTAGCGTTTAAGCTTGGGGAGCGATCACTGCATCCCATTCAGAACCCGCTTTTTGAGAAAGGACCGATCATGAACCTGAAACACATTCCAATCTGGGGAACCGTGGGCGCGTGGGCGCTGTGCGGCTCTCTGACCACGCTCCAACCGGCGCGGGCCATCCCGGCCGAAGAGCAGCAGCAAGAGGGAGTCGAAACGCTGACCCGCGGGCCGGTGCACGAGGCCTTCGCCGAAACGATCAGCTACAACCCGACGCCCGGCCTCATCGTGAAGAAGGAGCCGCCGGCCGCGATCGAAGAGGTGCCGCCGGAGCAGCAATTGGTCGGCACGAACGTCACCTGGATCCCCGGCTACTGGGCGTGGGACGACGAGACCGCCGACTTCATCTGGATCAGCGGCATCTGGCGCAACCTGCCGCCGGGCCGCCAGTGGGTACCCGGTTATTGGAACCCGCTCGATGACGGCTACCAATGGGTGTCCGGCTATTGGTCGGACGCGAAGACCGAGGAAGTGACGTATCTTCCCGAGCCGCCGGCGAGCCTGGAGCGCGGCCCGAGCGTGGTCTCCACCTCGGACAATGACGTGTGGATTCCGGGAAGCTGGCTCTATCAGGAGGACCGCTACGCCTGGAGCCCCG comes from Luteolibacter sp. LG18 and encodes:
- a CDS encoding thioredoxin fold domain-containing protein, whose product is MKKIIASAATLFATAALALAGSGAGWTDNYEAAKAQAKKENKTILLDFTGSDWCGWCMKLDKEVFSQKAFKDYAKDKLILVEVDFPHDKRQSRKLKEQNEALAKEFGVRGYPTVILVDGDGKKVGQTGYKDGGDTAYVTHLKGLLGAKG
- the leuS gene encoding leucine--tRNA ligase, which encodes MSDRRKPFPFDDFEPKWQARWDAEKTFRTPNPGDADFDATKPKFYVLDMFPYPSGSGLHVGHPEGYTATDIIGRAKRRQGFNVLHPMGWDSFGLPAEQYAIKTGQHPAITTTANIETFKRQLKSLGFAYDWDREIATTDPEYVRWTQWIFLQLYSSYFDEETRQARPISELEAKGWTREQIDAVRLAFVHEAPVNWSPDLGTVLANEEVEEWRSKGHIVERRPLRQWMLRITSYAQRLIDELEPLDWPEGIKLLQKNWIGRSEGAEVDFQLDGHTVTVFTTRPDTLFGATYMVLAPEHPYVSEITTPDQKAAVDAYVAACAAKSDLERGDLNKDKSGVFTGAHATNPVSGEQIPVWIADYVMMGYGTGAIMAVPAHDERDFEFAKKFDLPIVQVVQPAGDQAWQGYTDPGTAVNSGFLDGLPTAEAKAKMIGWLEGEGKGKRRVQFKLRDWLFSRQRYWGEPFPLTWKDGLHYALPDAELPLLAPPLEDYKPSGSPEPLLSKAREWVELPDGSIRETNTMPQWAGSCWYYLRYCDPRNSGRFISEAAESYWGGGDKPGMVDLYIGGTEHAVLHLLYARFWHKVLFDLGHVGSNEPFQRLVNQGLILGEDGQKMSKSRGNVVNPDDVVKEYGADSLRLYEMFMGPLEQVKPWSMKGVEGVSRFLARVWRIAFEQTEAGDWKSNGKVQDVPCTDKDLLKVVHETVKKVTEDIEKLSFNTAISQMMICTNAFTQADVAPLKEFTLLLHVLNPFAPHLTEEIHALLGGVTPLSESAWPQHDEAALVTDEIEVVVQVNGKLRDRIRISTSADQTEVEALAQASERVKEHTDGKTIRKVIYVPGKLVSIVAN
- a CDS encoding peptidoglycan-binding domain-containing protein; its protein translation is MKTTQLFGALIAATLSTTSLAKADWFGSYDDRGSYEARGSGYVEVDYRGGRGGDYDRDRGYGGGYGGGYGGGGGYGGYHRRPMSLEARAQLRLRQMGYYRGPIDGDFGYGSRRALARFQRDHRLRISGWLDWSTRRALGL